The Helianthus annuus cultivar XRQ/B chromosome 16, HanXRQr2.0-SUNRISE, whole genome shotgun sequence genome includes a window with the following:
- the LOC110920204 gene encoding probable ascorbate-specific transmembrane electron transporter 1, translating into MANNGSSYRMSAFPVTVFSHLLAVSIATLVLYWLLKLREGVAFTSHVKIQIFNLHPLLTLLGFIICSGEAIITYKGILATRQALKLIHLVLHLLALFAGILGICAVFKFHNELKIAHAYTLHSWTGLSTICLFGLQLLLGFVTFLFPGAKSGTRARFAPWHIFTGVVVFFMAIVTAETGLMEVFMFQKLYRGQEALVVNFIGLLVLVFWISVGLIVVLPSKRK; encoded by the exons ATGGCAAACAATGGCTCGAGTTATCGGATGTCGGCCTTTCCGGTGACCGTCTTCTCACATTTGTTAGCGGTGTCTATTGCCACCCTTGTGTTGTATTGGCTTTTAAAGTTGAGGGAAGGCGTTGCATTCACATCTCATGTCAAAATCCAGATTTTCAAT TTGCATCCACTTCTTACACTACTTGGATTCATAATTTGTTCAGGGGAAG CGATCATAACATACAAGGGGATCCTTGCAACTAGACAAGCCCTTAAACTAATTCATCTAGTATTACATTTACTTGCCCTTTTTGCTGGAATCTTGGGCATTTGTGCAGTTTTTAAGTTTCATAATGAACTCAAAATCGCGCATGCGTACACTTTACATTCCTGGACCGGTTTGTCTACCATCTGCTTATTTGGCCTTCAG TTGTTACTTGGATTTGTCACATTCTTGTTCCCGGGTGCCAAGTCAGGAACACGGGCCAGATTTGCGCCGTGGCATATTTTTACTGGTGTAGTCGTGTTTTTCATGGCGATAGTGACCGCGGAAACCGGGTTAATGGAAGTATTTATGTTTCAGAAGTTGTATAGAGGTCAAGAAGCCCTTGTGGTGAACTTTATAGGATTATTGGTACTTGTATTTTGGATATCTGTTGGTCTTATTGTTGTCCTTCCTTCAAAAAGGAAATAG